One region of Pseudomonadota bacterium genomic DNA includes:
- the tatA gene encoding twin-arginine translocase TatA/TatE family subunit, which yields MFGLGLTEILLVLVLVLILFGAGKLPRVMGDIGKGLRSFKSGLQGEDEKKSIPPPGDKPDPV from the coding sequence ATGTTCGGCCTTGGCCTTACGGAAATCCTTCTTGTCCTGGTTCTGGTCCTGATCCTGTTCGGGGCCGGAAAGCTGCCCCGCGTCATGGGCGATATCGGCAAGGGCCTGCGCAGCTTCAAATCCGGCCTGCAGGGCGAGGACGAGAAGAAATCCATTCCGCCACCAGGGGACAAACCGGACCCTGTATGA